Proteins from a genomic interval of Oreochromis aureus strain Israel breed Guangdong linkage group 6, ZZ_aureus, whole genome shotgun sequence:
- the LOC120440457 gene encoding cytochrome c oxidase subunit 8A, mitochondrial-like has product MAGLERSPSRPNMRGLFAGLKAGRVFVPGSGIQQRATYIHGKPPKDKIGAVQSAFVLMVMSLAILGPSGWILSRLDHYKTRD; this is encoded by the exons CGTTCCCCTTCAAGACCAAACATGCGTGGGCTTTTTGCTGGACTAAAGGCTGGCCGGGTTTTTGTTCCCGGGTCAGGTATTCAACAAAGAGCAACTTACATCCATGGCAAACCGCCCAAAGATAAAATAGGCGCTGTC CAATCTGCTTTTGTCTTGATGGTGATGTCTCTGGCCATCCTCGGGCCTTCTGGTTGGATTCTTTCCCGCCTAGACCATTACAAAACCCGTGACTGA